From the Vespa velutina chromosome 16, iVesVel2.1, whole genome shotgun sequence genome, one window contains:
- the LOC124954872 gene encoding solute carrier family 35 member F6, whose protein sequence is MAWTHYQRILAILMVVTGSFNTLSVKYADKQVVPGQDGIPRHFNHPFMQSSFMFLGEMLCFFIFKIAYCYYSRKDDGSVDNSTLTKGSRSFNPFVLFIPAMCDMLATSIMYVGLNMTYASSFQMLRGAVIVFTGILSMGFLDRNLGRREWIGIVCVLIGLALVGISDIMVMKDDDVNLNSILTGDLLIICAQVITAVQMVIEEKFVAGQDIPALQAVGWEGIFGFIGICLVMIPLNFIYAPPPFADNSRGTLEATADAFVQIGNSGRLLMAIVGIAFSIAFFNFAGISVTKEISATTRMILDSIRTIVIWAFSLQFKWQDFHYLQLIGFAILLIGMFCYNNVLIPQLVKKCQFCLIRKKRATDEESIVNIAADVLENI, encoded by the exons ATGGCCTGGACACATTATCAACGCATTTTAGCTATTCTTATGGTTGTTACTGGTTCATTTAATACTCTCTCTGTAAA aTATGCAGATAAACAAGTTGTGCCTGGACAAGATGGAATACCTCGTCATTTTAATCATCCTTTTATGCAATCTTCATTTATGTTCTTGGGTGAAATGTTatgctttttcatttttaaaattgcaTATTGTTACTACAGTCGTAAGGat gATGGTTCTGTAGATAATAGTACCTTAACTAAAGGATCTCGCAGCTTCAATCCATTTGTCTTATTTATACCAGCTATGTGTGATATGTTAGCAACTTCTATTATGTACGTTGGTCTCAACATGACTTATGCCAGCAGTTTTCAAATGTTGCGTGGTGCAGTTATAGTTTTTACTGGTATTCTTTCAATGGGATTCCTTGATAGAAACTTAGGTAGAAGAGAATGGATAGGAATTGTATGCGTTTTAATAGGTTTAGCGCTTGTTGGCATAAGTGATATAATGGTTATGAAAGATGATGACGTTAACCTGAATTCTATTTTAACTggagatttattaataatttgtgcGCAG gTAATAACAGCAGTTCAAATggtaatagaagaaaaatttgttgcTGGTCAAGATATTCCTGCTTTGCAAGCAGTTGGTTGGGAAG GTATTTTTGGATTTATTGGTATATGTCTGGTTATGATCcctcttaattttatttatgcacCACCACCATTTGCGGATAATTCACGAGGAACTCTTGAAGCTACTGCGGATGCTTTTGTACAAATTGGAAATAGTGGCAGATTACTAATGGCAATAGTTG GAATAGCATTCAGTAtagcattttttaattttgctgGTATTAGTGTCACAAAAGAAATCAGTGCTACAACAAGAATGATTTTAGACAGCATACGAACGATTGTTATATGGGCTTTTTCATTGCAATTTAAATGGCAAGATTTTCATTATCTCCag CTCATTGGTTTTGCAATTCTTTTAATTGGAATGTTTTGTTATAACAATGTGTTAATTCCACAATTGGTAAAAAAATGTCAGTTCTGcttaataagaaagaaacgcgCTACTGATGAGGAAAGCATTGTTAACATTGCTGCAGATGttctagaaaatatataa